The window GGGTGGACAGCTAAAAGACGGGAAAGGTAATGTGTGTGGCTATGAGTTTGCAACAAGCTCTGTAACCTCGCCAGGACTTGAATACTACCTACAATTACCGGAGCAAATGGCATTACAATTTGCGGAAGCGCTTAAATTGTTAGTTGACGACCTTGAATATGCCAATATTCATCAGCGTGGTTTTATGACAGTAACATTTACCGCTGAAAAAGCGCATAGCGAATGGCATTTACTATCAAGCGTACATCAAAGTGACTATCAAATGAGTTCACAAATGACTGAAGTGCTCGCTAAATAGTTAGTGATTAAGTTCATTTATAAATTCATCATTTAACGTTGTTAGGCGATTAAGTTGTTGTAACAATGCAGCTTTATCGCCTTTTTCAACGTTGCAACACAATAGGTTGTGTAACTCCAACTGTAACCCCTCAAAACGCGTGATAAGGGATGACAGTTCGTCATTTTGCTCAACATTCATAGTATCAACATGATTGTTATCACCTAATAACATGGTTAATTCTTCACGGCTTAATTGCATATTCATCTTAGTTTTCCTAAAACGCTTTGTATTTACACACTTTCAAAAGAAAAATTAGCAGGTTAAAAGTTAACCTTAAATGAACTTGCTTATTGCAATTGCGATTTAGGTGTAAAAGGCGAAATTAGCGAGGCTATTTGCGATTTTGAAATTACCGGAAAATCTTCTCGTGTTTGATAGCGGCGGTAAAGCGACGTAAAAATACCTGAGCGAGATAATCTATCGAGCGATTGCAAAAACTGTTTAGCTTGCTGTTCACTCGCATATTGCTCGTTTTCACGACAGCACATTTGATACTGCTTGATTAGTGACGCTAAATCGGGTTTGTCTTGCGCTTTCAACTGAGATTCAGCTTCAATAAAAAACGCAACACCGGTCCAATAAACCCGCTGATACGCATTACGTTGCCACATATTTTCACTTACGTTATTTAATTGGCCTTTATTTTGTTTAGTATTAAGTTTACCGCGCTGTAATCCCGCACTGATGCGGTGGATAAATTCATCACGACTGATCAGTTGATTGTGCAACATAACGCGATTTTGTAAGTAAGTCGCCAATCCCTCGGCAAGCCAAAAATCTTTGTAATCAAATAGCGGATGATAAAGATGAGAGAGTTCATGATACAAGGTCCAATCACGTTTTAAGCTTGTAAGCGAAGCAAAACGATAAAAGTGAAGCTCAACCGTATCAAAAACGCTTCTATGAATACGCGCCCAGGGGACGGGTTCGGTGGAAACGTAACGGGGATTTAAATCAAAGTAGTAATGCGATTGCCTCGGTAAACCCAACACACGCTTATTGGCATTAATGCCAAACTTTAACCACGTTTTTACCTTTGTTTGGTGAGACACTGAAAGTGATGACAAATTTTTATACGTCACCTCTATATCTGAGTTATGGAGCGTGACAGTTTCTGCGCTGTGTGCACTAAAGGCAAAAATGCATAAAACCGCTTTGTATAAGGTTATGGTTCGCGTAAATTTACAGTTTTCTGCTCTCATCAACATTAATTTTGGCCTGAATAAAGTCGGCATGGGTAACATACATTAGACCGGCGATTTTACGAATAACATGATCTTCTTGCCCATCAATTTGACCATCAGCAAATGCCACTTGCCATAGCAGCTCTATAATCTCAATGCGTTCAATATCGCTAGTATGTTCGTTCACTACGTTAACAAACGAATATAGATCAATGGCTTGTTCGACCAATTGCTTTGCTTTTGTTAATAAGCGGCTTGCAGCGTCCAGCTCTAAACCACAATAATGAATCAATGTATTTTGAATATTTTCTAATTCTTCAGTGAGCACTTTGCCATCTGCACGCATCACCTCTACAAG of the Pseudoalteromonas spongiae UST010723-006 genome contains:
- a CDS encoding TerB family tellurite resistance protein, whose translation is MIAHLKSLLSKFNDTSVERAAIDFETGLAALLVEVMRADGKVLTEELENIQNTLIHYCGLELDAASRLLTKAKQLVEQAIDLYSFVNVVNEHTSDIERIEIIELLWQVAFADGQIDGQEDHVIRKIAGLMYVTHADFIQAKINVDESRKL